DNA from Manduca sexta isolate Smith_Timp_Sample1 chromosome 6, JHU_Msex_v1.0, whole genome shotgun sequence:
CTTTCTTTTAATATTGGAccttttttgataatttcaaAGTGTTAagtataaacttaatattttttccgagTTGATTTGAtcgattttttaatttgatcatTGTAATAGAAACGAATTTagtgagtattttttaagtaaaggATGAATCACGATTAGGTAAATCATCACTTTCCCAATCGTATTATGTTTGTAGTAGTATAGCAAACCTTTAAGGAAAAATGTCTGatctcgaaaataaaaatataaacaacgtAATGCCATATGTTTTGTGAAACAAGTCATTATACATTATGTACAGATTTACATTTTAGGAGTTTCAATAATGAAAAAAGTATttgatatgtaatatttttaataaataattattttcgtataGAGTATGACTATTGGCAAGGCTTCTTAGTGGTGGTAGACGGGGGCGGAGTAAGCCAGGGGAGCAGCATGAACTACAGGAGCAGCGTGGACTACCGGAGCAGCGTGAACCACGGGAGCGGCATGAACTACAGGAGCGACAGCGGCGACCTTAGCGACGTGAGCGAGGGGCTCTTTGCGGACGACAGCGTTGAAGCCGTTGTGGGGGTCGGCGCTGTAGTCAACGGTGCGCTTGGTGCCGTCGGGGTCGACGACGGAGTAGGAACCATGGACGACGTCTCCGTCGCGGGACTCGTGCTGGCTCTTAGAGTCGCCGGTGAGGCCGTCCTGAACGTCGTACGCGAAGCTGTACTGTGGGTGCGCGTCGTACTCCTCTACTCTAGCGACGGGAGCGACGGCGACTACTTTAGCGATGGGTGCAGCATACGCTACGGGGGCGGCGTGCACGACGGGAGCCGCATGCACTACGGGCGCGGCCGCGTATGCTACGGGGTGCGCGCTGTAGGCTGCGGGGGCGATGTATCCCGCCTGAGCAGCGGCGAGGGCGCAAACCAGAACTACGAGCTgtaagaagaaaaataaatattataatttagcaatttcttttaggttatatttatacattttattgtattttatttgaataagacacatctaacattcgcgtaaacaatgAAATCATTAAGGcacaatgtttaattattgttgtcATCGTTCATTATAATTGGTTAGTTgatttttattgtgttctatCAAGACAAAGATGTTATTAATTTTCCATTCCACCATACCTTGAAAGCCATTGTAAGAAGTTGTAAATGTACTCTCAGGAGAGCTTCAGTTGAATGTGCTTGTAATTACATCTCTCGGACTTTTTATACGGTTCGTTGCCTATGACGTTACACACAAGTACCGTCGCTGGCGATGGCTTAAA
Protein-coding regions in this window:
- the LOC115447317 gene encoding larval cuticle protein A2B, which produces MAFKLVVLVCALAAAQAGYIAPAAYSAHPVAYAAAPVVHAAPVVHAAPVAYAAPIAKVVAVAPVARVEEYDAHPQYSFAYDVQDGLTGDSKSQHESRDGDVVHGSYSVVDPDGTKRTVDYSADPHNGFNAVVRKEPLAHVAKVAAVAPVVHAAPVVHAAPVVHAAPVVHAAPLAYSAPVYHH